TCGATCATGTACGCGAGCTTATCGCGGAGCTCCTTggccttcgccttggcgttgCCGTCAATCTTCCAGTtgaggtcgtcggcgatgtccATGCACCTGTGGTagtcctcctcggtgagcgTGGGCACCATCTGGCGGAGCTTGACGAGCATGTCCTGGTCCTTTTGGGGGAGGTCGTTGGTCACCTTCCACCactcggcgaacgcgtcgatgccgtcgccggatttgtccgccgccgcgtcaaAGGCGCCCAgtctcgcggacgccgcaaTCTTAGCCTTGacctcgatcgcctccttCAGGGCCCACTTGGAGCGGGACGCCTTGCTGAGGAGGTCGACGGAGTTATCTCCCGTCTGGTGTTTGCTGTAGTCGTACGTCCAGGCCCCCTCGGTGGccccctcggcgcggcccACGACCGGGACCtggtcggcggcgttgaaCGATTCGGTGGAAGCCGCGTCGGTaaccgccgggtccgcctcGAACGACTCAAGGGTCAtcgtctcggcgtcgaccgtgGCGTCGACCGGCGGTCTGGAGTGCGTGGCCTGGTACTGCTGGGAGATGAGCCAGGTGGCGTCCTGCATCTTCTGCACGTCGGCCTGGTCCCAGGTGGGGAAGGCTCGGCACGAGGGGAGGACGGCTTTGACAAAGTTGGCAAACTCCATGGGGTCGATCTCGGACGGGGCCTTCTCGGTGTTTCCGGAATCGACGCGCCTGTAGTGGATCTCCATGCCCTCCTTGACGTCCTCCATGCCGGTGAGGTAGGAGAGaagctcgacgagctcctcggcgcgctccctGGCGCCCGGGTCGGTGCGCcaggcgacgtccgcggcgatggccatGAGCTCCTGGTACTGCGCCTCGgggagcgtcggcgcgacggacgcgagctgctcgaggtgGCGCCTGGGCTCGATCGGCATGGGATCGACGATCTTGTGCCAGtaagcctcggcgtcgacgggctgcaccgcggcggcgccgagcttggcgtcgcggggcgcggcgaggcgcgcgtcgcggtaaCCGCCGGGGATGGCGCGTCCCCgatcggacgcggcgcgcggcgcgcggacgcccgcgcggggcaccgcgcggggttggacgcgcgcggaatCGGCCCGCGCCATCTGCGCGTTATCCAGGGTGACGGCGAAGGGCGACGAGAccatcgcgaacgccgccagGCCGGCGAGCCCGAAGCCCGCGGCCGTGAGGAgagccgcgcgcctcgtggTGCGCTGCCCCTCGTTCCAATCGCGCTCTTCGGGcacccggccgccgccggactcgGGGTCCGGCAGCGGGCCGCTGCCGTAGGGCGTCGAAGTCATGTCGAACGACCTCGTATCGATGCTTACCTGGCAGTCAGAGGACGCTAGCGCGTGCGTAGCGTACTCTCCGCCCGGGAGCTGTGGCCTCGGATGCTGCACGAAACCGTTTTTCCGGTGTCGAAAACGACGCGGCCCCAAATCTCGGCAATTTGGGGCGGCCGGTTGTAACACGAAAAGCGAAATTTTACCAGTCGCAGACCGTCACTGAACACCATATGGTCGGACAAGTCGGGGGCAGCGGTTGGTGGTTACACCGCGCCCAACTCGACTTGTCCCAACTCACCGCGCCCAGGTGTGTGGGAGCGGGAGGCCGCGAGCAGGAGCacacctccgcgcggtgccgccCTCTATCCACGATGGCGGACATATACGACCGGGCGGAGGAGCTTAACCAGGTCTCAGCTTTGTACAATGTCGagatcgacggcgtcccccTGCAGCAGATGTCCACGAACGAGCTGGCCAAGGTGCGATGCGCGCCCCATGCGCCCCTCGACATCGCCGTGGAACTCGCCCATTTTGCGCGTGATGCGAGCCCCGGAGACGCGTCGAGTCTGACCatcaccgcccccgcccccgccgtcccctTCCGTTTCAGATCGCTGCGACGCGTGGTATACCCCTGAGCCACTCGCGCGCGGAACTCATGCAGGCAatcgctcgcgacgagcaGGCCAAGCGTCGCGCCGGCACCGCCCCGCATCGCAAGGAGACCAGGCACGAgagcggaggaggagccccgGGGACCACCGGCGCCAACGCGGGCGGCTACCCgacatcctccgcgccgggcgacgtcATGGAGGACTTCAATGCCAGCGATGAGGAGGATATGCTCGCGGATCCCGAGGGctacctcgtcggcgccacctCCATGGTCTGGGAAGACGAGCTCTACACCTACGGTGGACTCGCTCCGGAGGGTGAGTTTGTGGACATCATCCTGCGATGGTCCGGCAAGGACCAGAGCACCGAGCTGcaggccagggcggcgaaTCCGGACGTCGGCATACCTCCGGGTCGGTACGGTCACAcgtccgtcgtcgtggacgatAAGCTCTACGTCTTCGGCGGACAAGGGCAGTTTGGCTGCCTGAACGATCTCTGGTGCTTCGACTTTGAGAGGTGCACGTGGTCGAGGGTAGACGCCGCGGGAGaacccccggcggcgaggaccggaCACTGCGCGTGCGTCTCCAACGGCGTCATGTTCGTATTCGGGGGTAAGGACGTGCGGCCCGGGATGGACTCGGTGGCGCACAACGACCTGTACGGGTACGACCTGAAAGAGCGCGAGTGGCTTCCCATCGAGACCAGGTGGCGCagacccgcgggcggcgacgggtgcgcgatgacgtcgatgAACGGCGTCCTGTACGTCCTATCGCCGTCCGATACCATGATGGAGATGCTCCTGTGGTGTTTGCAGCTCAGCGCGCAGGGCCGGCTGCGGTGGACGCAGGTGCCGAGGGTTGGGCAGTtaccgacgccgaggaccgATTACGTCGCCACGCTCTTCGGCGCCAACTGgatcgtccacggcggccgcgtcctcctccaggacggcgtcctcggggacACGTACGCCTTTCACTTTCCCACCGCGGAGTGGGGCAGGTTCGACCCGGAGTCGGACACGGACCCGAGGTTCGGACACGCCggctccgccgtcgacggagccCTCGTGTTGCTCCACGGAAAGAGGGACACCGGCGTCTCGTCCGAGGCTGGGGACAAGGACACCGGCGTGTGCGTCGCGATCAACCTCGAGGAGTGGTGCATGTTCCCCGAGCACGCGCCGGAGGgagacggggacggcgtcgacgccgccttcgacCCGCACGCGCACAGGGGACGGGACGGGGTGGAgtcggggggcgcgggggggcgaggcgacgccgagtCGCCGGGGAAGGGCCGCGCGGGATTGAAGGATTCTCCGACGAACGAGTTCGACGCCATGATGACCGCGTTCgaggccgagggcgagggcggcaagATGAACGCCAAGATGCTGGGTAAGCTCAACAGGAAAGGGTACGGCACGAAAGGTGGCTTGCTCGGCGGATCTCTCCACGTCGGCAGAAAAGGGAgccacgcgcgaggcgacgtggAACTCATCGCGGGCAACGTCAAGCTTCACGCGCACAGGGACGTGCTGGCGTCCGGTTCGCCCGGCCTGGCCAAGCTCATGGAGCTCAGGCCGGT
The genomic region above belongs to Micromonas commoda chromosome 4, complete sequence and contains:
- a CDS encoding predicted protein; amino-acid sequence: MQAIARDEQAKRRAGTAPHRKETRHESGGGAPGTTGANAGGYPTSSAPGDVMEDFNASDEEDMLADPEGYLVGATSMVWEDELYTYGGLAPEGEFVDIILRWSGKDQSTELQARAANPDVGIPPGRYGHTSVVVDDKLYVFGGQGQFGCLNDLWCFDFERCTWSRVDAAGEPPAARTGHCACVSNGVMFVFGGKDVRPGMDSVAHNDLYGYDLKEREWLPIETRWRRPAGGDGCAMTSMNGVLYVLSPSDTMMEMLLWCLQLSAQGRLRWTQVPRVGQLPTPRTDYVATLFGANWIVHGGRVLLQDGVLGDTYAFHFPTAEWGRFDPESDTDPRFGHAGSAVDGALVLLHGKRDTGVSSEAGDKDTGVCVAINLEEWCMFPEHAPEGDGDGVDAAFDPHAHRGRDGVESGGAGGRGDAESPGKGRAGLKDSPTNEFDAMMTAFEAEGEGGKMNAKMLGKLNRKGYGTKGGLLGGSLHVGRKGSHARGDVELIAGNVKLHAHRDVLASGSPGLAKLMELRPVVSALKRQPDLVKHAARVHPILGQVFAILVTIAHFIAVIVTFAARSAALTGGQARPSTKLVFSDLSVPVLVGLLRWMYRIPLHPPKELLVDLHDAAVKYDVKALPAYCAQRLKAEMSPELCAQAARIAKERHVAGLWKQAVRCAQREWDAVRYSAGMSELAAKHPECAGELTLAVHHLITVNDDNDGEGE